In Haloterrigena turkmenica DSM 5511, a single genomic region encodes these proteins:
- the cheY gene encoding chemotaxis protein CheY, producing MSTGVLIVDDSHFMRNLLRQILEQDYRILGEASNGAEAVKLYKEHDPDIVMMDIVMPKCNGIKATAAIKKIDPDARVIMCTSVGQREKMKLAVKAGADGYVTKPFEEPSVRKALTDVAAA from the coding sequence ATGTCGACAGGGGTGCTCATCGTGGACGACTCTCATTTTATGCGGAACTTACTGCGCCAGATCTTGGAACAGGATTACCGCATTCTCGGAGAGGCGTCCAACGGCGCCGAAGCAGTCAAACTGTACAAAGAACACGACCCCGATATCGTCATGATGGATATTGTGATGCCCAAGTGTAACGGCATCAAGGCGACCGCGGCGATCAAGAAGATCGATCCGGACGCCCGCGTTATCATGTGTACGAGTGTCGGGCAACGTGAGAAAATGAAACTCGCCGTGAAGGCTGGTGCGGACGGCTACGTCACGAAACCGTTCGAAGAACCCAGCGTCAGAAAGGCCCTCACAGACGTCGCTGCGGCATGA
- a CDS encoding chemotaxis protein CheW, with amino-acid sequence MTPDLSEKLLGIDIDDADERRQRDGSETDEPQAELEQFVVFGVGDHRFAIPVTAVRTLAEVPDDFTRVPRAPPAIEGMVDLRGDITAVVDPGVHFPTVERETTAGRERLLVLDRPSDQQSAAVHVDEVIGVEAVPEDEIVDETTLEESRLAGDALDHPLVVALFETERKPAASGRAAAGSQRSASAVDADRGAGGSALSAMQGSISDGTGDADGTPFEPESAAAGATDDADERDTNRTADSGSPQEIVIEATPVVDVERLLLASGQRE; translated from the coding sequence ATGACCCCGGATCTCTCCGAAAAGCTTCTCGGAATCGATATCGACGACGCCGACGAAAGACGGCAACGCGACGGTAGCGAGACGGACGAGCCGCAGGCGGAACTCGAGCAGTTCGTGGTCTTCGGAGTTGGCGACCACCGGTTCGCGATACCGGTCACGGCGGTACGCACGCTCGCGGAGGTTCCCGACGACTTCACGCGCGTCCCGCGGGCGCCGCCGGCGATCGAGGGGATGGTTGACCTGCGCGGGGATATCACGGCCGTGGTCGATCCGGGAGTTCACTTCCCGACCGTCGAGCGCGAGACCACCGCGGGGCGCGAACGCTTGCTCGTGCTCGACCGGCCGTCCGACCAGCAGTCCGCCGCGGTCCACGTCGACGAGGTGATCGGCGTGGAGGCGGTTCCGGAGGACGAGATCGTCGACGAAACGACCCTCGAGGAGAGCCGACTCGCCGGCGACGCGCTCGACCATCCGCTGGTGGTCGCGCTCTTCGAAACGGAGCGCAAACCCGCCGCGTCCGGTAGGGCCGCCGCCGGCTCCCAGCGGAGCGCGAGCGCAGTCGACGCCGACCGCGGCGCCGGCGGGAGCGCGCTGTCGGCGATGCAGGGGTCGATCTCGGACGGGACCGGCGACGCGGACGGAACCCCGTTCGAACCCGAGTCCGCGGCGGCGGGAGCGACGGACGACGCCGATGAGAGGGACACGAACCGAACGGCGGATTCGGGATCGCCACAGGAAATTGTCATCGAGGCGACCCCAGTGGTCGACGTTGAGCGTCTCCTGTTGGCGTCCGGACAACGGGAATAG
- a CDS encoding chemotaxis protein CheW → MASSVNRDRDGDRVFVLTFTLQRDRYCVRAASVDSVLGVSDDQSVATADDPWNAGTVSVAGDRIRVVDLPRAFTSSTRTINRIETPKLLVFRLTDADDAYVGWLVDDVDVTRTVRTTDLESTPTGARTAHVKGRLEIDGEEVLWLDERAIHG, encoded by the coding sequence ATGGCATCGTCCGTAAACCGAGACCGTGACGGCGATCGGGTCTTCGTACTGACGTTTACCCTTCAAAGAGACCGCTACTGCGTTCGGGCCGCCTCCGTCGACTCCGTCCTCGGGGTCAGCGACGATCAGTCCGTCGCGACGGCCGACGATCCGTGGAACGCCGGGACCGTCTCCGTCGCCGGCGACCGCATTCGAGTCGTCGACCTCCCCCGGGCGTTCACCTCGTCGACCCGGACGATCAACCGGATCGAGACGCCGAAACTGCTCGTCTTTCGGCTGACCGACGCCGATGACGCGTACGTCGGCTGGCTCGTCGACGATGTCGACGTCACGCGAACCGTACGGACGACCGACCTCGAGTCGACGCCGACCGGCGCCCGGACCGCACACGTCAAGGGACGGCTCGAGATCGACGGCGAGGAAGTCCTCTGGCTCGACGAACGAGCGATTCACGGCTGA